TTCGCCGTCTTCTACGGCTGTTCTTTCAAAGGCTACCAAGACACTCTCTACCTTCACTCCCGCCGTCAGTTCTTGAAAAACTGCAACGTCTACGGAACCGTCGACTTCGTCTTCGGAGACGCAACCGCAGTCCTCCAAAACTGCAACATCTACGCTCGTAAACCCATGAGCGGACAAAAAAACACTGTCACGGCTCAGTCCCGCAAAGACCCTAACGAGAACACAGGTTTCGTCATCCAGAGCTCGACGGTGTCTACAGCGGCGGAGACTTACTTAGGAAGGCCGTGGAAGCAGTATTCTAGGACGGTTTTCATGAAATGCAGTCTGGGAGAGATGGTGAATCCAGCGGGGTGGTTGCCTTGGAGTGGTGACTTTGCTTTGAGGACTCTTTATTACGCAGAATATGGTAACACCGGCGCCGGAGCAAGTGTCTCCGGTAGAGTTAAGTGGCCAGGTTATCATGTTTTGAAGGCGGCGACTGAGGCGGGAAAGTTCACGGTGGAGAATTTCTTGGACGGGAATTATTGGATTACTGCTGCGGGAGTGCCGGTCAATGCTGGTCTTTGACTTTGCGTTTCATTAATGTTGACTTTGCTTGTGGAGACTTTGGTTTTTGTTGGCGTGTTGATGTTTATATGATATAGTTTTATTGTCCATGTGGATTGGATATGGATCGTTTTGAACACAGAATAAGAAAATCAATGTAATGTGGGGTTTGGTCGGAGGAATTGGTATACTATACATGTATGTTATCCTAGGTAATAATCCGCGTCTTGCgtggaatgtgattattagtttcgttattttttaataaagagacattaatctgtttaatctggatatcaattcggttttaggttgtttttttgtttttaatctcctaaaatataactattattttaaatcaatatttatttggtttattcggttaaaatgtttgattttttggttttttttttcctgtgataataaaaaattactattatttgtttgttttcatgttatgaatcttagatagccgtgatgtcgaaccaatggtttcatattatagtttctaaacggataatagttaaaaagaaaaaaaattattaagacaaatcattttactaaaatttagaagcattaagaaaaataatattttaacttccaaaaaaattagatatttcagttgtggtaaatacttagttataaggtgctcacgtcgatgtgcacatgtatgtgtatgtaaaagtatataaagatggttgataaatatataaagatactgttaattaatattaaataacattttttaaaaataatacatgaaaaaaaaattcttaaaatgaacCAAAAATAATCCGGGTTGGGTTAATGGTAAAACCCAACTAAAATCGAACCAGTTAAAAACTACTATCGAACCGTCGAAAACCCAGGAACCGGCGACCCAATGAACCGGCCAAACCCCGGTTCGTATATAAGccaaaattttgttaatgaaacaattaatttttcttctatttaagtaaaaataagatttatcaAAGATTAATAAAGTATTGTCTCTCGCCTTTTTCTTTTGTCGTCTCTACAACTCATAAATTACAAGAATCACAAAGTTTAATATTCACGTCaagatattgtttttgtctacttctcactttttaaaaaaatttcttccaTGATCACTTCTTTTGAAGACtttaaataattgaaacatTTTCGTTTCtgaaatttgtatttcaaaatataacttttacctaatgtgtatataatttttcttaaaggTGAtgaaaatttagagtttaaaatctGTGAATAACATTTAAATGtgcttttcatattgattttagattttaattgttatttttaagtttttctacACATTATggatattaatttaaaatttttatttgatatgatctattattttttaaaatatacatattatttataaaatatcattaaatttagtttaatctAAGTAAACCCATCGAACCCGGTTCAGACCCGGTCGAACCACAATGACCCATGACCCAAAAACTTTTCGGTTCGCTggccggtccggttttaaaaatactgcatttaatatataagggataagcTTTGAAAGTTGAAATTGCAATTGTCATTAATTAATTAGATCATGGTTAGCTTTAGTATATTAAGTTAGTCTCATTGTGATTTTAGATGGATCTATGGTGCTTAAACGCTTAATTATGTAGACTTTGTAACAGTTAAATtaagtttgaaaaaaattctatatatatGTGGATACTATGCTCTAGGTAATGAGATAGCACTCCTGATTTTCTTTTTAGTGTttactttgtttttaaaaaaaaactttatggAGGACTTGAACacttatatacatatattatactgtaaaaaacaataaatgtaaacttagaaaactacattatatttatgtttgcttgataatcaacaTCGCAGGTTATTTTAGAGCGTTCGTTGTCCAATATAGAAATATGGGAGGGTTAGAGATGCTCTAATCCAcctctattttagagataaaaatatgggagggttggagatgctctaagaaaGTAAACTAAAAACATTTTCACAAGATGAACACGTGTCAATCAGTAAGCAATAAATTACAGGTATATCCACAGAGATAGGCCCTTGGGACTGCGACAAGAAACCGAAAGGACTGTTGTCTCAGTGCGTCTCGTGAATCATTTCTTCCCTAAGGCTTCGAATGGTAAAAACAAATCAAGCGGGACAGATCAAGCAGatcatgcagatcaagcaggacaagtgcagatcaagcagGACAAGTGCAGATCAAGCGGATCATGCAGGAGAGAACCAGATCAAAccgatcaaataatttattataacttataaatgacaaaatcatttaaaaactatatatcatatattaaaacaataaaaatgacacctagatatctaaacaaatatctTAGATGTTATAGTATCGCCCGAAATAcctgtaaatgttttataagatgcttatacttcttttattttcttattcaaaaaattaaaaattatttgacaaaaaataataagtagaaaataataattttgtattgttaaagttgtaaataaaataaaaatattatattcataaaattagataaatatatttttaaagttatgtgttgtaacaaagttatttattgaccaaacaaaaaaaaaagcagatcaACACTACCAAATGTTGGCGGGTgagatctgcatgcagatctcctgctttttccacaaaaagacaaaaaatattgaactgCATGCAGATCTCCCGCTTGAACTGCTTTTACAAACAGAAAAGAGTGAACGGTAAATGCAGTGCGGGAGAACTGCACTTGTCCCGCTCCTCCATTCGGACACTAATTCCGATACCTATTTTCTCTTgtggttttcttatttttctctacTTTTTCTCCCTCAATGGTAGATACTACGACGACActttgactcttttttttttttaaaccattcAAAATTATTTCATGCTTTGGATCTAGGTTTCGAATGGTAAAAGCAGTTCAAGCAGGACAGATCAAGCAGGtcatgcagatcaagcaggacaagtgcagatcaagcagGACAAATGCAGATCAAGCGGATCATGCAGGAGAGaaccatatcaaataatttattgtaacttatgaatgacaaaatcagttcaaaactatagatcatatattaaaacaataaaaatgacacttagatatctaaacaaatatctTAGATGTTATAGGATCGGCCGAAATGcctgtaaatgttttataagatacttatacttcttttattttcttatttataaaaattaaatattatatgacaaaaaataatagGTAGAGAATGATAATTTTGTATTGTTAAAgttgttaataaaataaaataaaaatattgtattcataaaagtagatatatatatttttaaatttatgtgttgtaacaaagttatttattgacaataaaaaaaacagatcaacACTACCAAATGTTGGTGGATgagatctgcatgcagatctccTGCTTTTTTCacgaaaagacaaaaaatattgaactgCATGCAGATCTCCCGCTTGAACTGCTTTTACAAACAGAAAATGGTGAATGGTGAATGCAGTGCGGGAGAACTGCCTGTGCAGGAGAACTGCACTTGTCCCACTCCTCCATTCGGACACCTAGAGTGTGAATGGTGAGGCAGATCGTTAGCAGATGTCCTGCacattagtattttttttactgCCACAGCCAATCACAGTTTTTAACTTTTCCAGAAAAGAAAAGCAGGATACCTGTCCAATGGtaactttttttgtctttatCTGTGTAAAAGCAGATGATCTGCATGTCCTTCTACCCTCTCAACTTTTGATGCAGTTCACGGATTCCACCATTTTTTCATCCAATAGAattttttagtaaaattaaattaattctgaaaatattaataattcaccacttataaataaagagaGTAAGAACATACGTAGTTCCATACTTCTTCGATTAAAAGAGGTTCtagacaacaaaaaaaattatgtgcaCTACCATTCTTAGAAAAAAAAGTGTTGTAGTTCTTTTATACTAGTACTGTCGTAAGCTTCATTCATTCTTACAGTAAGTttcattcatatatattaatttgatcacatatataatacatatattaataattcaaaatatagtATAGTTAATTGGAAAAAGAATCTTGTGTTGTAGGGTGGGAGATAAAAAACGAAGGTGCAGTAACTTTGTGATGTCTTGTGCCTCAATCATTATTTTCAGCTTAaggtaaaaataattttaataatttttaatttttaatttagttttattatatttacgtaattatataaatataaatatatatatacatatatgtattagtttttgtcaaatataatatattaaaattgaaaatatagtaTATGAAATTCGAAAACTCTATATGtctgatataaattttatagttttttgaacatttatattttagagttttaatctataaaatatgcatgtaaataaataataattataattgaaAATATAGTATAGTTAATTGGAAAAAATTCTTGTGTTGTAGGGTGGAAGATAAAAAAGGTGCTGTAACTTTGTGTTGTCTTGTGTTGTACCTCAATCATTACGAATTACTAGTTCTCACACATACGGtcacccaaaaaaaattttttagacaataaaaatgaaactctCGTGTTGTGTTCTGTATTGTggaaattaaaacaaaagtgcAGTAGTTTGTGTTGTGTGTACTGGTTAGGCTGTGTTGTGCAATATTCATTTTGTCTAGCTTAAGGTTATATTATCTTTTATGGAGATCATATGACAAACATTAGAGACAACATTGCCGATATGTTATGGGCAaatcattaaattattttacctttgtttatgtattttttattatgtgttttgatattttggtgTAATCTTTATTGTTTCAATAAATGATCTGCACTTTTGAACTGCTTTTGCCATTCATAACTTTGAAACATAACttgttctgcttgatctgcatctCTCCTGCATGATCCGCTTGGTCTGCACTTGTCCTGTTTGATCTGCATGATCTGCACCGCTTGATCTGCTTTTACCATTCGGAACCCCAGGCTTCGAATGGTAAAAGCAGTTCAAGCGGGACAGATCAAGCAGatcatgcagatcaagcaggacaagtgcagatcaagcagGACAAGTGCATATCAAGCAGGACAAGTGCAGATCAAGCGGATCATGCAGGAGAGAACCAGATCAAAccgatcaaataatttattataacttatgaatgacaaaatcatttaaaaactatatatcatatattaaaacaataaaaatgacaCCTAGATATCTAAACTATATATCAAATATCTTAGATGTTATAGTATCGCCCGAAATAcctataaatgttttataagatgcttatacttcttttattttcttatttaaaaaaaaataaaaattatatgacaaaaaataataagtagaaaataataattttgtattgttaaagttgtaaataaaataaaaatattatattcataaaattagataaatatatttttaaagttatgtgttgtaacaaagttatttattgaccaaacaaaaaaaaaacagatcaacACTACCAAATGTTGGCGGGAAAGTTATGGAAAAAGCAggagatctgcatgcagatctcACCCGCCAACATTTGGTAGTgttgatctgtttttttttgtttggtcaataAATAACTTTGTTAAAAcacataactttaaaaatatatttatctaattttatgaatataatatttttattttatttacaactttaacaatacaaaattattattctctacttattattttttgtcatataatttttaatttttttaaataagaaaataaaagaagtataagtatcttataaaatatttacaggTATTTCAGGCGATACTATAACATCTAagatatttgtttagatatctaggtgtcatttttattgttttaatatatgatatatagtttttaaatgattttgtcattcataagttataataaattatttgatcggTTTGATCTGGTTCTCTCCTGCATGATCCGTTTGATCTGCACTTGTCCTGCTTGATCTGCAATTGTCCTACTTGATCTGCATGATCTGTCCCGCTTGAACTGTTTTTACCATTTGAAGCCTTAGAGTAATCTTATGTTTTCTTATAAACCTATAATCTACTAAAAACTTTatgcatattatttatattcttgtaaagaaaaaaatatttttttgagttaaaaggtaaaaaaaattcttataagAAATATGTACTTGGTTTTATGGTTATGTACTACTTATATCACTGGGaatctttgaaaattttaataccAATTAAAATTGTATTCATGATATTTTATGGGAATTTGATGGCATGTTCTACCAAACGAACATTATTATTCAGTGTAGCTTATATAGAACTGCGTAGTTAGATATGAATGCTTTACAATAGACGTGACTTATGTGGTTGAACAATATATTAATCGTTATCTTATAAATTGGAATAGCATGAGACCTAAGTCGGCCAAGTGTGACAGAGTTTCTATTGTGTCCTGTGTGCTATAGCGACAAAGAAATGAGATTGTGGTCAATTTTAGAGGGATCACGGGTTCTTGTTTCATTAACACATACTTCCAACTAAATATAAATGTGTGTATAACTTTGGTTTCTATAAtgaatttcctttttaaaaatggaccatACGTTTGGGGTTCATATATACTGTACGGCAGCGTAAACAAATTAACTAAAGAACGCAGCgaaatgaagaaaatgaatgcaGAATAACAATTAATCAAAGAGTGATGGTTCACTTtctattttcttgtttaaatATAACCGTGTTGGACGCATAGTCATCTAAAGAGTGCATGAACAGCTAAACTATCGGTTTATAAGATTCATTGCTTTACTAACTAAATTCTCAGCCGTAGGTGCCACTAGTCTCCATGAAACTCAgatcattatataattaagcCATGAACCAAAACGTATCATTTATTGCTTTTGAGTTTGAATTCATAAACTTTGATACTACTATATATGTTAATGAAGATCTTCCCACAATCATATATATGTACTATTATTGATAATATGCATAAAAGCACTTACGGTTGGTGTATGAAAATTATGAATAATCATATGTACACGAATCTGCGTTTGGTGAACCAAACACTATATTTTATGAACCAAACactatattttatcatttatattctCACACTTGATTGGAAATATATACATGTACTTACGGTAGTgacacaaatataaataaaataaattcaaaatggGAGAAAAAAGGTAAGCATATGCATGTGTAACGCATATACATGTTGTAACCCATTGCAATAGCTCTATAGATTGTCGGCCATTGACATATAACGTCCGCGTAGTAGTGGCGGAGTTACAGCGCATGCATACATTCGCCATATTGTATACTTATTTTTGTATCATTACCATTAGATATCAATAATATGCGACTTATTGATTGCTTCAAACTATATATCCAAAACATATATCGTGTGATATAGGTTTAGCTGGTAACTGCTGACTTGCGTTTGAAACCAATCAATTGTGTTTTTAACTCGTTTTAACTTGTTTATTTTCCTAGCATTATTGAAAATCTCTTTTGCCCAGATTCTTCTAAATTCttgtatttttttcaatattttgttatcaacATTTAAACCACACAATGTCAAATACTTATGTTATCTACCACTGAATTTAAATTGAGATAAAGgcaaatttatttttcagttcatATAGTTTTGTACCTTAGAAGTTCTGAAACGATTTATATTTGGTAAAAAgacaaattaatataataaaattaatcgacttctgtaaaataaaataatagactACTAATAATTTCCACactttattttagtaatttccaCTAACGAAAAGCGTTAACAAGAAGTTATATTCAGCCAATAACAAAcagaattatcttattatacATCTCTATCATGCACGCGTGagaaacaaaagcaaaaacaaaccaataatttattttaaaagtaaaaaaaaaagaagtatattTGATTAATAATAATCAATGTATCGCGTTATCAACACATCGATTAACTAGGGCCAGCGCATTACTAGTCAACTTCTTGACGCCATCGACCCGAGCGCACACCTCATCTTTCCTTGGCTCATCTTGAACGTCTTTAAACCCGTCTGTACAAGTCTCCTCATTGGTTAAAGCCGCACTAAGCCAAGTCTGCACGTTACTCATCTGAAACCTGAAAGACTCGAGCGAGCCAGTGGTGACCAAATCCCTCATCTGTTTCATAGAGTCTCTCATTTCATCGACTGCGTCTTTGAGGGTCTCGAAGCAGTCATGAAAAACAGCGGCTGCGGTTGGGTGGGGGACACCATCTTCGTGGATTTCAAGGAGAGTAGAGACGTTGGAGAGGTATTTGCCTAACTCGAGAGCCTTGGAGAGAGTGACGGAGATTGCGGCTCGAGCCAAGAGTGCTGGGTCGTTGTGGACGTAGGTTGAGAAGTTTGAGAGAGAGGAGACGCAGACGTCAGGGTATAACGTGGTGTTGCAACTCCTCTGGATGAAATCTGAGTCGTCTGATGGGGATGGGGATGgggatggtgatggtgatggggATGGAGAGGGTTGAGAATGGACGGTCAGGATTAGTGGGAGAAGGGttgctaagaagaagaagaagagaattgGTTGATGAAGAGAAGGTTTCTTCATGATTTCTTCTGTTATATGTGTGTTTCTTTTCTGTGACATTGAAGTGTCTCTCTTTTGGGTTGTGGATTTTGTGACTTCAAGTTGATATTTATAGAGAGAAGGTAACACAAATAGCCATCCCTTTTGTG
This region of Brassica napus cultivar Da-Ae chromosome C5, Da-Ae, whole genome shotgun sequence genomic DNA includes:
- the LOC125587790 gene encoding 21 kDa protein-like; this encodes MSQKRNTHITEEIMKKPSLHQPILFFFFLATLLPLILTVHSQPSPSPSPSPSPSPSPSDDSDFIQRSCNTTLYPDVCVSSLSNFSTYVHNDPALLARAAISVTLSKALELGKYLSNVSTLLEIHEDGVPHPTAAAVFHDCFETLKDAVDEMRDSMKQMRDLVTTGSLESFRFQMSNVQTWLSAALTNEETCTDGFKDVQDEPRKDEVCARVDGVKKLTSNALALVNRCVDNAIH